Proteins encoded by one window of Fischerella sp. PCC 9605:
- a CDS encoding Coq4 family protein, with translation MQAFTTSPNPTVRIQKFLDLVDRVTEKQGLNVTQIVDIQKLRSLPIGTFGRTWADFLDENNLTPFTTGPRRKQLHDGVHVLTEYSTDYLGEAEVQAFLLGAKFRLVNLLLGLGLLRMMSRQMQDRQQLDWERLWQAYQRGSKSHFDPDTWQPELLWHLPLKDVQAIFAIY, from the coding sequence ATGCAGGCATTCACCACTTCACCTAATCCTACTGTTCGTATTCAAAAGTTTTTAGATTTAGTCGATCGCGTAACAGAAAAACAAGGTCTAAACGTCACTCAAATTGTAGATATACAGAAATTACGTTCCCTTCCGATTGGTACTTTTGGCAGAACTTGGGCTGATTTCCTCGATGAAAATAATTTAACACCCTTCACTACGGGTCCCCGTCGCAAACAACTCCACGATGGCGTTCACGTCCTCACGGAATACAGCACAGATTATTTGGGTGAAGCAGAAGTACAAGCATTTTTACTAGGAGCAAAATTTAGGTTAGTTAACCTGCTGCTGGGTTTAGGACTGTTGCGAATGATGAGCAGACAAATGCAGGATCGGCAACAGTTAGATTGGGAGAGGCTATGGCAAGCATACCAACGTGGATCTAAGTCCCACTTTGATCCGGATACTTGGCAACCAGAGTTACTTTGGCACTTGCCTTTGAAAGATGTGCAAGCAATTTTTGCAATTTACTAA
- the rppB gene encoding two-component system sensor histidine kinase RppB — protein MNQNKLFSQTRLRLASWYALVMGFILSLCGWGVYQAIVHAHWETLDRELKTVAGTLHDTIENELKQPGRLEPKAQALLPKREDKHHILGAIYQGNYYIRLLDNSGRVVAMAGFEPVGLPVTRPEATWQSLRDAKGNHYHQISLSLHTQNNLSWGYMQMGRSLQDVETYLTNVKLILLLGLPLAMVLVGGASWWLSGLAMQPIYISYKQIEQFTADAAHELRTPLAATQATVESALFMQHLDEKEAKDILATVQRQTQRLTQLVADLLLLSRMDRKTAPLRRVRCNLNDIVNDLVEELAPLAVAAKVKLTSKIRVQQPLTVVVDEDQIYRLISNLIMNGIQYTPANGEVTVALERSTHQAAIAVKDTGIGIAANEQKRIFDRFYRVNSDRSRSTGGAGLGLAIAQAIVQAHGGYIQVQSELGKGSTFIVRLPLEAS, from the coding sequence ATGAACCAAAATAAGCTGTTTTCTCAGACTCGTTTGCGACTAGCTAGCTGGTATGCTCTGGTCATGGGTTTTATTCTCAGTTTGTGTGGTTGGGGGGTATACCAAGCAATTGTTCACGCCCACTGGGAAACTTTAGACCGAGAATTGAAAACGGTTGCAGGCACTCTCCACGACACTATAGAAAACGAACTAAAGCAACCAGGACGCTTAGAACCAAAGGCGCAAGCACTCTTACCAAAACGCGAAGACAAACATCATATCTTAGGAGCGATTTACCAAGGTAACTACTACATTCGGCTGTTAGACAATTCTGGACGAGTAGTAGCTATGGCAGGTTTTGAACCTGTGGGATTACCCGTTACGCGGCCTGAAGCAACTTGGCAAAGCCTCAGAGATGCTAAAGGGAATCACTATCATCAAATATCCCTATCTCTGCATACTCAAAATAATTTGTCTTGGGGATATATGCAAATGGGGCGGAGTCTCCAAGATGTGGAAACATACCTAACAAATGTGAAGTTAATTTTGTTGTTGGGATTGCCACTGGCTATGGTTTTGGTTGGGGGCGCGAGTTGGTGGTTATCTGGGTTAGCAATGCAACCTATCTACATTTCATACAAGCAGATCGAGCAGTTTACCGCCGATGCAGCCCATGAGTTACGAACACCTTTGGCAGCAACTCAGGCCACGGTAGAATCAGCATTATTCATGCAACACCTGGATGAAAAAGAGGCGAAGGACATCTTAGCAACAGTACAGCGCCAAACGCAACGACTGACACAATTGGTGGCTGATTTGCTGCTGCTATCTCGAATGGATAGAAAAACAGCACCATTACGACGCGTTCGCTGTAACCTCAATGACATTGTCAACGATCTAGTTGAAGAATTAGCACCACTGGCAGTAGCAGCCAAAGTCAAGCTCACATCTAAGATACGAGTACAACAGCCACTGACAGTTGTCGTTGATGAAGACCAGATTTATCGGCTGATTTCTAACTTGATTATGAATGGTATTCAATATACACCAGCCAATGGGGAAGTGACTGTTGCCTTAGAACGCAGTACTCATCAAGCTGCGATCGCAGTTAAAGATACAGGCATTGGCATTGCTGCAAACGAGCAAAAGCGAATCTTTGACCGATTTTATCGCGTGAATAGCGATCGCTCTCGTAGCACTGGTGGAGCAGGTTTAGGATTAGCGATCGCTCAAGCTATTGTGCAGGCACACGGAGGTTATATCCAGGTACAAAGCGAACTGGGTAAAGGTAGCACCTTTATCGTGCGATTGCCTCTAGAAGCTTCGTAG
- the rppA gene encoding two-component system response regulator RppA, translated as MRILLVEDEPDLGAAIKRVLSQEKYVVDWVVDGNEAWLYLENKWTQYTLAIFDWLLPGLSGVELCRRLRIQKNHLPILMLTAKDGMEDKVTGLDAGADDYLVKPFGMAELLARLRALQRRSPQIQPEKLQVANLSLDYGSRTVSFQQPEGNKQVIPLTNKEFQLLEYFMRHPNQILTSEQLRNQLWEVSADTASNVVAAQMRLLRRQLAKVDSAHLIETIYGTGYRLNTSDEPK; from the coding sequence ATGAGAATTTTGCTAGTGGAAGATGAACCTGATTTAGGCGCAGCAATAAAGCGAGTTCTTAGCCAAGAAAAGTATGTTGTTGACTGGGTTGTAGATGGTAATGAGGCATGGCTGTATTTAGAGAATAAGTGGACACAATATACGCTGGCTATCTTTGACTGGTTGCTCCCGGGATTATCAGGAGTGGAACTGTGTCGAAGATTGCGAATTCAGAAAAATCATCTACCAATATTGATGCTGACAGCTAAGGATGGGATGGAAGATAAGGTAACTGGGCTAGATGCAGGTGCAGATGATTATTTAGTCAAGCCCTTTGGAATGGCAGAGTTACTGGCACGGTTACGGGCTTTACAAAGGCGATCGCCCCAAATTCAACCGGAAAAGTTACAAGTTGCGAACCTCTCTCTTGACTACGGTAGCCGCACTGTCTCGTTCCAACAACCAGAGGGCAACAAGCAAGTAATTCCTTTGACTAACAAAGAATTTCAGCTTCTAGAGTATTTCATGCGACATCCCAATCAAATTCTCACAAGTGAGCAACTGCGAAATCAGCTTTGGGAAGTGAGTGCAGATACCGCCAGCAATGTAGTAGCAGCGCAAATGCGGTTGTTGAGAAGACAACTAGCAAAAGTAGATAGTGCTCATTTAATTGAAACCATTTATGGTACTGGCTATCGCCTCAATACCAGCGATGAACCAAAATAA